AGTCTTCGCCACCCAGAGCGAATCGCCGGAGGCCTTCCGCGAGGTGCACCTGGCCATGGTGCGCCTGCTGCGGGAGGTGTTCGGCCACGCCGATCCGCTGTACGGCTGGGTGCCGATGTACCCGAGCGGCTGGTGGAGCTGGACCTTCGCCGCCACCGACGGCCGCCGGTATCTGCGGCCCGATCCCACCCGAGCCGGGGCCGTGGTGGAGGGCTGTGAGATCTGGAGCCCCCGCTGGCAGCGGGGCGCCTTCGAGGCGGTGCCGGTGGCGATCGAGCGGGCCCTCGCGGGCTGACACTGGCGGGTATGCAGCACCCATCCCTCTTCGACACCGACGGCGCCATCTACATGGCCAGCCGCCGCGACCCCGCCGGCTGCCGCGTGGGCCTGTTCGGCGTGCCCTACGACGGCACCACCTCGTTCCGGCCGGGCACCCGCTTCGGGCCGGCGGCGATCCGTGAGGTGAGCAGCGGCCTGGAAACCTATTGCCCCCAGCTGGATCGGGATCTGGAGGATCTGGCCTTCGCCGATCTCGGCGCGGTGGACATCCCCTTCGGTGCCCCCGAGCCGGTGGTGGCCGCCGTGAAGCGGGCCACGCAAGCGGTGCTTGGCCTGGGGCTGAAGCCGCTCATGCTGGGGGGCGAGCACTCGATCAGCTCCGGCGCCGTGGCCGCCGTGGCCGCCCGGCACCCGGACCTGGTGCTGGTGCAGCTGGATGCCCACGCCGACCTGCGCCACACGTGGCTCGGCGCCCACCACAGCCACGCCTGCGCCATGCGCCGCTGCCTGGAGGTGCTGCCCAGCCAGCGGTTGCTGCAGATCGCGATCCGCAGCGGCACCCGCGAGGAGTTCTCAGAGCTGCGCAGCAGTGGGCGCCTGGTGGCGATCGCCCGGATGGCCGAGGCACTGCGTCCCCTGCGGGGCCAGCCGCTCTATCTCACCGTGGACCTCGACTGGTTCGACCCCGCCGTGATGGCCGGCACCGGCACGCCGGAACCGGGAGGCTTCCACTGGCACCACTTCGCGGCCCTGGTGGATGAGCTGCGCCACCACGAACTGGTGGCGGCCGACGTGGTGGAACTGGCACCCCAGCTCGACCCCAGTGGCGTCAGCAGCGTGCTGGCCGCCAAGGTGGTGCGCAGCCTGCTGCTGTTGCTGGGGGGCACTCAGTAGCAGCAGGTGCCGCTGGTGCGCTGCTCCCGCAGCCGCTCATGCTGCTGGCCGATCAGCTGCACCGCCAGGGTGGGGTGGTTGTGGAGCAGGTTGAGGAAACGCAGGCGGTCCAGCCGCAGCACCTCCACGGGCGTGCGGGCCAGGGCATCGCTGCGGTGGATCCCATCGCCCCACACGATGTCCTGATAGCTGAACATCTCCCCGGGGCGGTAGCAGAGCTTCTCCTGGGACGGTCCCAGCACTTCCACGATGCCGCGACGCAATCCATAGATCGAATCGGCCGGAGCACCGACGCTGAACACCCTGGCGCCGGTGGGCAGGATCACCACTTCGCAGTCCCCATGGGCCGCCATCAGATCGATCGGAGCGGTGGGGGCAGTGGAGCCGGCGGCCGAGCTGATCAACGGGTCACCTCCGGGGTGTCCGAACTGTCTTTCCCTGATACCACCTTGCCTGGAATCCGGAAAGTGTCAGCCGCAGCACGGTGGATCGGGGACGTGCCGATCAGAACTGCGGCAGCAGAGCTTCGAGGGTGAGCTGGCGGCTGCCCCCACGGGGACCGCCGTCACCGCCAGGGCGCGACTGCAGGGGCAGGCGCGGCGCACCACCACCGCCACCGCCATGGGCCTCGGCAGGCATGCCTGGCTCCGGGCCGGGGCTCAGGGGCAGCCGCGGGGACCGGGCCGTCCAGTGGTGGCACCACAATTCGGAGGAGAGCTCCGGATGGATCGCCAGGCGGCGGAGATGGCACCAGCCCGACTCACCTGCCTGGGGCATCGCACAGTGGCGGCAACTGCGGCAGCTGGGGCAGTATCCCATCCAGGCGCTCTCTGGGGCGCTCAAGCTAGGGAGCGGTGGTCGGTCTGTCTGGCGTGGAAACCGAATCTCCGGATTGTCTTCGGAGGTCTGCAGAGGATCTGTGCAACCGCCGCAACGGCGGCCATAACCTCGGGAACCCGCTTCCACGCCCTTGGATCTGCAGCGCACGCCCCTCCATGGGGCCATCCAGGCGGCAGGGGCCCGCCTCGTGCCCTTCGCCGGCTGGGAGATGCCCGTGCAGTTCGCGGGCCTGGTGGCCGAACACCAGGCGGTGCGCCAGCGCTGCGGCGTGTTCGACATCTCCCACATGGGGGTGCTCACCCTGCGCGGCGACGGCGCCAAGGACGCCCTCCAGGGCCTGGTGCCCACCGACCTGTTCAGGATCGGCCCGGGCGAGGCCTGCTACACGGTGCTGCTCAACGAGAAGGGCGGCATCCGCGACGATCTGATCGTCTATGACCGCGGACGCCAGGCCGATGCCGGCGGTGGGGTGTGCGATGAGCTGGTGCTGGTGATCAACGCCGCCTGCGCCGACACGGACACCGCCTGGATCTGCGGCCAGCTCGAACCCCAGGGGATCGGCGTCAGCGACCGCAAGGGCGACGGCGTGCTGCTGGCGCTGCAGGGCCCCGAGGCCCAGAGCCGGCTGGAGGCCCTCAGCGGCACCAGCCTCGACGGCCTGCCGCGCTTTGGTCACCGGGAACTGAAGCTGGCCGGCTGCACCGCCTTCGTGGGACGCACGGGCTACACCGGCGAGGACGGCTTCGAGCTGCTGCTGCCCCGCGAGGCCGGGGTCGCCCTCTGGCAGCAACTGGTTGGGGCGGGGGTCACCCCCTGCGGGCTCGGCGCCCGCGACACCCTGCGCCTGGAGGCCGCCATGCACCTCTACGGCCAGGAGATGGATGCCAACACCACCCCCCTGGAAGCGGGCCTGGGCTGGCTGGTGCACCTGGAGATGCCCAAGCCCTTCGTGGGGCGGGAGGTGCTGGAGCGGCAGAGCGCCGAGGGGGTGAGCCGCCGGCTGGTGGGCCTGATGCTTCAGGGCCGTGCCATCGCCCGCCACGGCTATCCGGTGCTGCACGGCGGCAGGGCCGTGGGGGAGGTGACCAGCGGCACCTGGTCGCCCACGCTGGGCGAAGCGATCGCCCTGGCCTACGTGCCCACGGAGGCCGCCCGGATCGGCACCGAGCTGGCCGTGGAGATCCGCGGCAAGGCCGAGCCGGCGGTGGTGGTGAAGCGGCCCTTCTACCGCCGCTAGCCCTCGGCCCCCAGCCGGTCCGCCAGCTGCGACCGCAGGGCCAGGATCCGCTCAGGGTGCCCCTGCACCTGCAGTTCACCGTTGGCTGGCCAGAAGTTGATCGTCTCGCCGGCCTCCAGCCTGTAGACCACGAACGCCCCCTCATCGCTCCAGTGGCCTGGACACTCCAGGGCCGCCACGTGGGCTTTCAACGCATCGAGAGTGCCGGAGAAATGCATGGGGCGGCGAGGCATCGGGCCAACCTCCATGCTGGCCTCCCGACACCGCCACTCGCCAGCGCAGCCCGGACCAAGGCCAGCCGGGTGGGAAAATCGCCGATTGCTCTGGGAATCTCGGCATGCGCAGCCACGGGTGCGGCGACCTGCGTCAGGACGTGACCGGCCAGGAGGTGCAGCTCTGCGGCTGGGTGGACCGGCGGCGGGACCATGGCGGCGTGATCTTCATCGACCTGCGCGATCGCAGCGGCACGGTGCAGATCACCGTGGATCCCGATCTGGGCGCCGATGCCTTCGCCGTGGCCGAGCACCTGCGCAACGAAACGGTGATCCAGGTGACGGGCACCGTGCGCGGGCGCCCGGCCGACGCCATCAACGACAAGCTGGCCACCGGCCACGTGGAGGTGCTGGCCAGTGCCATCGGTGTGCTCAACAGCGTGAAGGGCAACCTGCCCTTCCCCGTGTCGGTGCACGACGAGGAGAACACCCGCGAGGAGCTGCGGCTGCGCCACCGCTACCTGGATCTGCGCCGCGAGCGGATGAACGGCAACCTGCTGCTGCGGGCCCGCACGATCCAGGCCGCCCGCCGCTTCCTCGAAGACCAGGGCTTCATCGAGGTGGAAACGCCGGTGCTCACCCGCTCCACCCCCGAGGGCGCCCGTGACTACCTGGTGCCCAGCCGGGTGTGCGGCGGCGAGTGGTTTGCCCTGCCCCAGTCGCCCCAGCTGTTCAAGCAGCTGCTGATGGTGGGCGGCATCGAGCGCTACTACCAGGTGGCCCGCTGCTTCCGCGACGAGGACCTGCGCGCCGACCGCCAGCCGGAGTTCACCCAGCTGGACATGGAGATGAGCTTCATGGATCAGGAGCAGATCCTGGAGCTCAACGAGGCCCTGATCGCCCACATCTGGAAGGCCGTGAAGGGCGTGGAGCTGCCCCGCCCCTTCCCGCGCCTCACCTGGCAGGAGGCGATGGAGCGCTACGGCACTGACCGGCCCGACACCCGCTACGGCATGGAGCTGGTGACCGTGAGCGATCTGGTGGCGGACATGGGCTTCAAGGTGTTCAGCGGGGCCGTCGCCGCCGGCGGCGCGGTGAAGTGCATCGCCGTACCCGGCGGCAACGACGCGGTGAGCAACGTGCGCATCAAGCCGGGCGGGGATGTGTTCAGCGAAGCCCAGAAGGCCGGCGCCGGCGGCCTGGCCTTCATCCGCGTGCGCGAAGGCGGCGAGATCGACACGATCGGCGCCATCAGGGACAACCTCACAGATGACAAGAAGGCCGAACTGCTGGCCCGCACTGGCGCCGAGGCCGGCACCCTGCTGCTGTTCGGCGCCGGCGACACCGCCACCGTGAACAAGGCGCTGGATCGGGTGCGCCAGTACCTGGCCCGGGAGCTGGGGATGGTGCAGCCCGACAGCGCCAACGATCGCTGGAACTTCCTCTGGGTGGTGGATTTCCCGATGTTCGAGTTCAACGCCGAGGAGAACCGCCTCGAAGCCCTGCACCACCCCTTCTGCGCCCCCAACCCAGGCGACCTCGGCGCCGATCCGGCCGCCTGGGCCGACACCCTGCCCACCGCCCGCGCCCAGGCCTACGACCTGGTGCTCAACGGCCTGGAGCTGGGCGGCGGCTCGCTGCGCATCCACGACTCGGCCCTGCAGCGCCAGGTGCTGCAGACCATCGGCCTGCCGCTGGAGGAGGCCGAGGCCCAGTTCGGGTTCCTGATGGAGGCCCTCGACATGGGCGCACCGCCCCATGGGGGCCTGGCCTTCGGCGTTGATCGGATCGTGATGCTGCTGGCCGGAGAGGAGTCGATCCGCGACACGATCGCCTTCCCAAAAACCCAGCAGGCCCGCTGCCTGATGACCCAGGCGCCCGCCGGCGTGAGTCCGCAGCAGCTCGAGGAGCTCCACGTGGCCAGCACCTGGGTGGAGGAGGCCTGATCGCTAAGGCTCAGCGGCCCGAACCGCGGACACCGAAAACCGAAGCAAAGCGGCCGAATCAGGCCCCTGCGTCGCCCCGATGACAACGGTGGTGACAGTCCGGCTCCAGGTCTTGACCCACGCCCCACCCACCAAAGCTGCCGCCACCGGCCAGGCTGGTGCCTCCAGCGATCCGATCAGGCTCTACCTGCGGGAGATCGGGCGGGTGGATCTGCTGCGCCAGGAGGAGGAGATCCTGCTGGCGCGCCTGGTGCAGGAGCGGGAGGAACTGCTGCGGCAGCGGGGCGATGGCGAACTCACCGCCTGGGCCGGCCGCTGCGGTGTGCCGCCCGCGGACCTGCGCCAGGCCCTGCACCGGGGCCGCCGGGCCAAGGAACGGATGCTGCAGGCCAACCTGCGCCTGGTGGTGGCCGTGGCCAAGAAATACCAGCGCCGGGGACTCGACCTGCTCGATCTGATCCAGGAGGGCACCCTGGGCCTGGAGCGGGCGGTGGAGCGCTATGACCCGCGCCGGGGCTTCCGCTTCAGCACCTACGCCTACTGGTGGATCCGGCAGGGCATCACCCGCGCCCTGGCCAGCCAGAGCCGCACCATCCGCCTGCCGGTGCATGTGACCGAAACCCTCAACCGCATCCGCACCTGTCAGGGCGAGCTCACCCGTGAGCACGGCCGCCAGCCCACCCTGGCGGAACTGGCCAGGGCCGTGGGGCTGGACGAAGCCCGCCTGCGCAGCACCCTCGCCCACATTCCCCGGCCCGTGTCGCTGGAGGGAAGGGTGGGCGCCAACGCCGACACCCCACTGGTGGATCTGCTGGAGGACGACCACGCCACCCCGGAGCAGACCCTCACCCGCCAGCAGCTCCATGCCGATCTGGAGGCGCTGCTGGATGAGCTGAGCGCCCGCGAGGCCACCGTGATCCGGCAGCGCTTCGGGCTGGACGACGACACCCCCCGCACCCTGGCCGAGATCGGTGAACAGCTGCAGTTGTCGCGGGAGCGGGTACGGCAGATCGAATCACGGGCGCTGCTGAAGCTGCGTCAGCCCCAGAACCGCTGCCGCGTGCGCGATTACCTCGACAGCCTGGATCGCCCCTGAGCGCCACCCCACCCCGATGAGCTAAAACGGACTCAGTACGCCTTAGCAAGCATGGCCATCTCCGCCCCCCCGATCGACATCGGCATCCCTGAGGCCCAGCGCCAGCAGATCGCCGAAGGCCTCGGCCGCGTGCTCGCCGACAGCACGGTGCTCTACGCCAAGACCCATGGCTTCCACTGGAACGTCACGGGCCCGATGTTCAACACGCTCCACCTGATGTTCATGGAGCAGTACACCGAGCTCTGGACCGCCCTCGACGAGATCGCCGAGCGCATCCGTGCCCTCGGCTGCCCCGCCCCCTTCGGCGGCAGCACCTACAGCGGTCTCTCCTCCATCCCCGAAACCCACGGCATCCCCGCCGCCATGGAGATGGTGCGCGAGCTGGTTCAGGGCCATGAGGCCGTGGCCCGCACCATCCGCGGCGTGATCGCGCTGGCCGAGGACGCCAACGACCAGCCCACCGCCGACCTGCTCACTCAGCGCCTTCAGATCCACGAGAAGACCGCCTGGATGCTGCGCAGCCTCCTGGAGGACTGAGCGCCCCCGGCACCCTCCCCGACACCCTCCCCGGCATCCCCGGTACAGGGTGAACGGATCGCCCTCGGTAGATTGAAGGGTCAGCCAGATCCCCCATGCCCTCGAACAGCGCTCCCGCCGGACACGCCACCAAGTTCGTGTTCGTGACCGGGGGCGTGGTGTCGAGCATCGGCAAGGGCATCGTGGCGGCCAGCCTGGGACGGTTGCTCAAGAGCCGC
This sequence is a window from Cyanobium sp. PCC 7001. Protein-coding genes within it:
- the speB gene encoding agmatinase, encoding MQHPSLFDTDGAIYMASRRDPAGCRVGLFGVPYDGTTSFRPGTRFGPAAIREVSSGLETYCPQLDRDLEDLAFADLGAVDIPFGAPEPVVAAVKRATQAVLGLGLKPLMLGGEHSISSGAVAAVAARHPDLVLVQLDAHADLRHTWLGAHHSHACAMRRCLEVLPSQRLLQIAIRSGTREEFSELRSSGRLVAIARMAEALRPLRGQPLYLTVDLDWFDPAVMAGTGTPEPGGFHWHHFAALVDELRHHELVAADVVELAPQLDPSGVSSVLAAKVVRSLLLLLGGTQ
- a CDS encoding cyclic nucleotide-binding domain-containing protein, coding for MISSAAGSTAPTAPIDLMAAHGDCEVVILPTGARVFSVGAPADSIYGLRRGIVEVLGPSQEKLCYRPGEMFSYQDIVWGDGIHRSDALARTPVEVLRLDRLRFLNLLHNHPTLAVQLIGQQHERLREQRTSGTCCY
- the gcvT gene encoding glycine cleavage system aminomethyltransferase GcvT — protein: MDLQRTPLHGAIQAAGARLVPFAGWEMPVQFAGLVAEHQAVRQRCGVFDISHMGVLTLRGDGAKDALQGLVPTDLFRIGPGEACYTVLLNEKGGIRDDLIVYDRGRQADAGGGVCDELVLVINAACADTDTAWICGQLEPQGIGVSDRKGDGVLLALQGPEAQSRLEALSGTSLDGLPRFGHRELKLAGCTAFVGRTGYTGEDGFELLLPREAGVALWQQLVGAGVTPCGLGARDTLRLEAAMHLYGQEMDANTTPLEAGLGWLVHLEMPKPFVGREVLERQSAEGVSRRLVGLMLQGRAIARHGYPVLHGGRAVGEVTSGTWSPTLGEAIALAYVPTEAARIGTELAVEIRGKAEPAVVVKRPFYRR
- the aspS gene encoding aspartate--tRNA ligase; this translates as MRSHGCGDLRQDVTGQEVQLCGWVDRRRDHGGVIFIDLRDRSGTVQITVDPDLGADAFAVAEHLRNETVIQVTGTVRGRPADAINDKLATGHVEVLASAIGVLNSVKGNLPFPVSVHDEENTREELRLRHRYLDLRRERMNGNLLLRARTIQAARRFLEDQGFIEVETPVLTRSTPEGARDYLVPSRVCGGEWFALPQSPQLFKQLLMVGGIERYYQVARCFRDEDLRADRQPEFTQLDMEMSFMDQEQILELNEALIAHIWKAVKGVELPRPFPRLTWQEAMERYGTDRPDTRYGMELVTVSDLVADMGFKVFSGAVAAGGAVKCIAVPGGNDAVSNVRIKPGGDVFSEAQKAGAGGLAFIRVREGGEIDTIGAIRDNLTDDKKAELLARTGAEAGTLLLFGAGDTATVNKALDRVRQYLARELGMVQPDSANDRWNFLWVVDFPMFEFNAEENRLEALHHPFCAPNPGDLGADPAAWADTLPTARAQAYDLVLNGLELGGGSLRIHDSALQRQVLQTIGLPLEEAEAQFGFLMEALDMGAPPHGGLAFGVDRIVMLLAGEESIRDTIAFPKTQQARCLMTQAPAGVSPQQLEELHVASTWVEEA
- a CDS encoding RNA polymerase sigma factor, RpoD/SigA family is translated as MTHAPPTKAAATGQAGASSDPIRLYLREIGRVDLLRQEEEILLARLVQEREELLRQRGDGELTAWAGRCGVPPADLRQALHRGRRAKERMLQANLRLVVAVAKKYQRRGLDLLDLIQEGTLGLERAVERYDPRRGFRFSTYAYWWIRQGITRALASQSRTIRLPVHVTETLNRIRTCQGELTREHGRQPTLAELARAVGLDEARLRSTLAHIPRPVSLEGRVGANADTPLVDLLEDDHATPEQTLTRQQLHADLEALLDELSAREATVIRQRFGLDDDTPRTLAEIGEQLQLSRERVRQIESRALLKLRQPQNRCRVRDYLDSLDRP
- a CDS encoding Dps family protein, producing MAISAPPIDIGIPEAQRQQIAEGLGRVLADSTVLYAKTHGFHWNVTGPMFNTLHLMFMEQYTELWTALDEIAERIRALGCPAPFGGSTYSGLSSIPETHGIPAAMEMVRELVQGHEAVARTIRGVIALAEDANDQPTADLLTQRLQIHEKTAWMLRSLLED